One Dokdonia sp. Dokd-P16 genomic window carries:
- a CDS encoding nucleoside deaminase, translated as MLEPYDDAYFMKKALQEAQAAFDQGEIPVGAVVVIDNMIIARAHNLTERLTDVTAHAEMQAITSASSFIGGKYLQQCTLYVTLEPCQMCAGALYWSQIGRIVYGAKDLRRGYDVMGTTLHPKTKVESGVLAQECESIMKRFFVDKRNLN; from the coding sequence ATGCTAGAACCTTATGATGATGCTTACTTTATGAAGAAGGCTTTGCAAGAAGCGCAAGCTGCTTTTGATCAAGGTGAAATTCCTGTTGGTGCCGTAGTCGTAATTGATAATATGATTATTGCCAGAGCACACAATCTTACAGAGCGTTTAACAGATGTAACCGCACATGCAGAGATGCAGGCGATTACAAGTGCTTCTAGTTTTATAGGTGGTAAATACCTTCAGCAATGTACGTTGTATGTTACTTTAGAACCTTGTCAGATGTGTGCTGGTGCTCTCTATTGGAGTCAAATAGGTAGAATCGTTTATGGTGCAAAAGATTTGAGGCGTGGTTATGATGTGATGGGTACCACCTTGCATCCTAAGACAAAGGTAGAAAGCGGAGTGCTCGCACAAGAGTGTGAAAGTATCATGAAGCGCTTTTTTGTAGATAAGCGCAATCTTAATTAG
- a CDS encoding 1-deoxy-D-xylulose-5-phosphate synthase: MYLCNMPESILDTIKSPSDLRLLTQEQLSQLAVELRRFIIDIIATKEGHLGASLGVVEITIALHYIFNTPEDNLIWDVGHQAYGHKILTGRRDIFHTNRQKGGISGFPNRMESVYDTFGTGHSSTSISAALGMAMAATLKGQKDRHHIAVIGDASIASGMAFEGLNHAGVTNANLLVILNDNAIGIDPSVGALKKYLTNVKKGTAREDNIFEALNFKYFGPVDGHDLPKLLGTLEALKKVEGPKFLHVITTKGKGLALAEQEQITYHAPGKFDAITGIRITKAVVPEPPKYQDVFGHTIVELATLNKKIIGITPAMPTGSSLKYMIAAFPDRAFDVGIAEQHAVTLSAGMATEGMVVFCNIYSTFLQRAYDQVIHDVALQNLPVIFCLDRAGLVGQDGGTHQGVYDLAYLNCIPNLIIYAPSDEIALRNILYTAQLGLKHPIAIRYPRGRGIHIDWQLPFEKTHIGKGRCIQGGKDVAIISIGSILKNVIAAVEKSEQAFGVYDIGFLKPIDTDLLDEVFKTYKHIITVEDGSRIGGLGSVVGDYAFAKAYKGKLIILGVPDTFIEHATVDEQYEEAGISVNEITRLLKNLT; the protein is encoded by the coding sequence ATGTACCTTTGTAACATGCCAGAGAGTATTCTTGATACTATAAAATCACCAAGCGATTTGCGCCTATTGACGCAAGAGCAACTATCCCAACTTGCGGTAGAGCTTCGTCGTTTTATTATTGATATTATTGCAACTAAGGAAGGACATCTAGGCGCTAGTTTAGGAGTTGTTGAAATTACAATTGCCCTACACTATATATTTAACACCCCAGAAGATAATCTTATCTGGGACGTGGGTCACCAGGCTTATGGACATAAAATATTAACGGGACGTAGAGATATTTTCCATACTAACAGGCAAAAGGGTGGTATAAGTGGTTTTCCTAATCGTATGGAGAGTGTATATGACACCTTTGGAACTGGCCACAGCAGCACCTCTATATCTGCAGCTTTAGGCATGGCGATGGCTGCAACATTAAAAGGTCAAAAAGATAGACATCACATCGCCGTAATAGGTGATGCCTCCATAGCCAGCGGGATGGCTTTTGAAGGATTAAATCACGCGGGAGTAACTAACGCAAATTTACTTGTTATCCTTAACGACAATGCTATAGGTATTGACCCTAGCGTAGGAGCTCTAAAAAAATATCTAACTAACGTAAAAAAAGGCACTGCTAGGGAAGACAACATCTTTGAAGCGCTTAATTTTAAATATTTTGGCCCAGTAGACGGTCACGATTTACCTAAACTACTAGGGACCTTAGAAGCTCTCAAAAAAGTAGAAGGTCCAAAATTCTTACATGTAATTACCACAAAAGGAAAGGGACTAGCCCTCGCCGAACAAGAACAGATCACCTATCATGCCCCTGGTAAATTTGATGCAATTACTGGCATTAGAATTACAAAAGCAGTTGTTCCAGAGCCTCCAAAATATCAAGATGTTTTTGGGCATACCATTGTGGAGCTCGCAACACTTAACAAAAAAATTATAGGTATTACACCTGCCATGCCTACAGGCAGCTCTCTTAAATATATGATTGCCGCTTTTCCAGATCGTGCCTTTGACGTAGGCATCGCAGAGCAGCATGCTGTAACGCTTTCAGCAGGAATGGCAACAGAGGGAATGGTAGTTTTTTGTAACATCTATTCCACCTTTTTACAGCGAGCATATGATCAAGTAATTCATGATGTGGCGCTACAAAATTTACCCGTTATTTTTTGTTTAGATCGCGCTGGTCTTGTGGGTCAAGATGGAGGCACACACCAAGGCGTTTATGACCTGGCGTACCTTAATTGCATCCCTAACCTTATTATTTACGCACCTAGTGATGAGATTGCATTACGTAATATACTATATACTGCACAACTTGGATTAAAACATCCTATTGCCATAAGGTACCCACGAGGTCGAGGTATTCATATAGACTGGCAGCTTCCTTTTGAAAAAACACACATAGGCAAAGGACGTTGTATTCAGGGAGGTAAGGATGTTGCCATTATAAGTATAGGAAGCATTTTAAAGAATGTTATAGCAGCAGTAGAGAAGTCAGAACAAGCATTTGGGGTTTACGACATCGGTTTTTTAAAACCTATAGACACCGACCTATTAGACGAGGTTTTTAAAACCTATAAACATATAATTACTGTGGAAGATGGCTCAAGAATAGGTGGACTGGGAAGTGTTGTGGGTGATTACGCTTTCGCGAAAGCGTATAAAGGCAAACTCATCATACTAGGAGTACCAGACACGTTTATAGAACATGCCACGGTTGATGAGCAATATGAAGAAGCTGGAATATCTGTAAACGAAATTACAAGACTTCTTAAAAATCTTACATAA
- the dgt gene encoding dGTP triphosphohydrolase: MQWERLLSLKRQGDTNKRLRAEQDETRLGFEVDYDRIIFSSAFRSLQDKTQVIPLSKTDFVHTRLTHSLEVAVVGRSLGRQVGKQILEKYPHLSEVHGYKMNDFGAIVAAAALAHDIGNPPFGHSGEKSIGDYFKNGGGKRFEAELTDKEYQDLCTFEGNANGFKILTESRPGADGGLRLSYATLGTFMKYPKESLPHKPTKHIADKKYGFFQDDKASFQDVAEELGLIQTRSGKDISYARHPLTFLVEAADDICYTIIDFEDGINLGLIPEEYALEYLIKLVPHINRSKYSTLTDKAARVGYLRALAIGTLIDEAVSIFMKNEEAILGGVFDKALLDKSKYEAQINDVLKISVSNIYDSDEVISKEIAGYEILNTLLSARCNAITTTPTHYDKLVLKLFNTRSDGDYTLYQELLEICNQVSVMTDSKSVKIFQQLQGMNING, translated from the coding sequence ATGCAATGGGAACGACTGCTTTCACTTAAGAGGCAAGGAGATACAAATAAGAGATTACGAGCAGAGCAAGATGAAACCCGTTTAGGCTTTGAAGTAGATTACGATCGTATAATCTTTTCGTCGGCTTTTAGAAGCCTACAAGATAAGACGCAGGTAATCCCTTTGTCTAAAACAGATTTTGTTCATACACGATTAACGCATAGTCTAGAGGTCGCTGTTGTGGGAAGGTCATTAGGTAGGCAAGTAGGGAAACAAATTCTAGAAAAATATCCTCATCTTTCTGAGGTACATGGCTATAAGATGAATGATTTTGGGGCAATTGTAGCTGCTGCTGCATTGGCACACGACATTGGGAATCCTCCTTTTGGTCATTCTGGAGAAAAATCTATAGGTGATTATTTCAAAAATGGTGGAGGTAAGCGATTTGAAGCAGAGCTCACAGATAAAGAATATCAAGATCTATGCACTTTTGAAGGAAATGCAAACGGGTTTAAAATACTCACGGAGTCCCGTCCTGGTGCAGATGGTGGTCTAAGACTTTCGTATGCAACCCTAGGTACATTTATGAAGTACCCAAAAGAATCGCTCCCACATAAGCCTACAAAACATATAGCAGATAAGAAATATGGTTTCTTTCAAGATGATAAAGCCTCTTTTCAAGATGTAGCCGAAGAATTAGGTCTTATCCAGACTAGGTCAGGTAAGGATATAAGTTACGCGAGACATCCACTTACTTTCTTAGTTGAAGCAGCAGATGATATTTGCTATACTATTATAGACTTTGAAGATGGTATCAACTTAGGGCTCATTCCAGAAGAATATGCTTTAGAATATCTTATAAAACTCGTTCCACATATAAATAGATCTAAATATTCTACACTTACAGATAAGGCGGCAAGAGTGGGTTATCTAAGAGCACTCGCAATAGGAACGCTCATAGACGAGGCTGTTTCTATTTTTATGAAAAATGAAGAGGCTATTCTCGGGGGAGTCTTTGATAAGGCATTGCTAGATAAATCTAAATATGAAGCGCAAATCAATGATGTTCTTAAAATAAGTGTTTCAAATATTTATGACAGTGACGAGGTGATTTCAAAAGAAATAGCGGGTTATGAAATTTTAAACACTTTATTGTCTGCAAGGTGCAATGCAATAACAACAACGCCTACACATTACGATAAGCTAGTTCTAAAATTATTTAATACAAGATCAGACGGTGATTATACTTTGTATCAAGAACTCCTTGAGATTTGTAATCAAGTGTCTGTGATGACAGATAGTAAGTCTGTTAAAATATTTCAACAGCTTCAAGGAATGAATATAAATGGGTAA
- a CDS encoding T9SS-dependent M36 family metallopeptidase: protein MKKNYVKILMILLFVTSMGVQAQDYLSLLKQEITSQRSQLGIGSQDINELYIYSKSRTQKTDVMHVYAGQKYNDISIFNATANGAFKGQELVYFSNTLEANVSARVNAITPQLNPLQAATAAAAELGLGTGSFSLIETVTTKEFLLTNGGVSLEDVPVELVYVPVGEELKIAWDLNIHTLDGKHWWSVRIDAQTGEIINQNDWVVSCSFSTHNHQSANNIKKATKKDFSLFKNEQATAAAFAGEQYNVYALPVESPNHGNASLIVDPQNLEASPFGWHDTDGVAGAEFTITRGNNVLAWDDILGDNEDTGGASPDGGAALSFDFPYAFDTNPVNMLEASTTNLFYWNNIMHDVLFLYGFDEESGNFQQTNYSNLGNGNDFVIADSQDGSGLNNANFATPPDGINPRMQMFLWSASGPPGEAITILDGSLAGSYIGIPAGFGAPLPEQTALVGELAILLDDNAGDSTDEIDACDTVTNAADVVGKIALLRRGTCEFGVKVLAAEQAGAIAVIVINNNADAPIAMAPGAVGDQVTIASVMVSQEDGEALITALQNGDIINGSLLNEGPFQVDGNLDNGIVAHEYGHGVSNRLTGGANNSNCMRTCVQFDVDGCIPGFATEVMSEGWSDYFGLMVTMKEGDTGADVRGIGTYAIGQPTDGGGIRPTPYSTDLAINDSSYDSVAVFENTTAPHPVGYVWATMIWDMTWGFIDEFGFDEDIYNGTGGNNIALQLVMDGLKLQPCNPGFVDGRDAILAAVEMSPYFTDEDTKATAGCIIWNAFANRGLGFSADQGDWREREDGTSATDLPPDNLNPCLGPLSVDRVAAVGAFSVFPNPSNGNINIAVNTPQGGGTVKIIDINGRVVYTKDAVLEGTVRLQAEGLATGIYLLQVQSTNTTETIKIIIE, encoded by the coding sequence ATGAAAAAAAATTACGTTAAGATTTTAATGATTTTGTTGTTTGTCACCTCGATGGGTGTTCAGGCACAGGATTATTTATCACTGCTCAAGCAGGAAATTACCTCACAGAGGAGCCAATTAGGAATTGGGTCTCAAGATATAAATGAACTGTATATTTATAGTAAGAGTAGAACTCAAAAAACTGATGTAATGCATGTGTATGCAGGACAGAAGTATAATGACATTTCGATATTTAATGCAACTGCAAACGGAGCATTTAAAGGTCAAGAGTTAGTTTATTTTTCAAACACTCTTGAAGCAAATGTGTCTGCTCGTGTAAATGCAATAACGCCACAATTAAACCCTCTACAAGCAGCAACCGCAGCAGCAGCTGAGTTAGGTCTGGGTACAGGAAGCTTTTCTTTAATAGAGACAGTAACGACTAAAGAATTTCTTCTTACTAACGGTGGTGTTTCTTTAGAAGATGTTCCAGTAGAATTGGTTTATGTGCCAGTAGGTGAAGAGTTAAAAATTGCGTGGGATCTTAATATTCATACTCTTGATGGTAAGCATTGGTGGAGTGTACGTATAGATGCTCAAACAGGAGAAATTATCAATCAAAATGATTGGGTAGTTTCTTGTTCATTTAGTACGCATAATCATCAATCGGCAAACAATATTAAAAAGGCAACTAAAAAAGACTTTTCTCTTTTTAAGAATGAACAAGCTACAGCAGCAGCATTTGCTGGGGAGCAATACAATGTATACGCACTTCCTGTAGAGAGTCCTAATCATGGTAATGCTTCATTAATAGTTGATCCTCAGAACCTAGAGGCTTCTCCTTTTGGGTGGCATGATACAGACGGCGTAGCAGGAGCAGAGTTTACTATAACTAGAGGAAATAATGTACTAGCGTGGGATGATATATTAGGAGATAACGAAGATACAGGGGGAGCTTCACCAGATGGAGGAGCTGCACTTAGTTTTGACTTTCCTTATGCGTTTGATACAAATCCAGTAAATATGCTGGAAGCATCTACTACAAATTTATTTTATTGGAACAACATCATGCATGATGTTTTATTTCTTTACGGATTTGATGAAGAGAGTGGGAATTTTCAACAGACAAATTATTCTAATCTAGGAAATGGCAACGATTTTGTAATTGCAGATTCGCAAGATGGATCAGGACTTAATAACGCAAACTTTGCTACACCACCAGATGGAATTAATCCAAGAATGCAAATGTTTTTGTGGTCAGCAAGTGGACCTCCAGGAGAAGCGATTACAATTCTTGATGGATCTCTGGCAGGTTCTTATATAGGTATACCTGCTGGATTTGGAGCACCATTACCAGAACAAACTGCATTAGTTGGAGAACTAGCTATATTATTAGATGATAACGCCGGAGATTCAACAGATGAAATCGACGCTTGTGACACTGTTACAAATGCAGCAGATGTAGTTGGTAAGATTGCACTTTTGAGAAGAGGTACATGTGAGTTTGGTGTTAAGGTTCTAGCTGCAGAGCAAGCAGGGGCCATTGCTGTTATTGTTATAAATAACAATGCCGATGCGCCAATAGCTATGGCTCCTGGAGCAGTAGGTGACCAGGTAACTATCGCGAGTGTTATGGTTTCTCAAGAAGATGGAGAAGCTTTAATTACAGCATTACAAAACGGAGACATTATTAATGGATCCTTACTTAATGAAGGTCCATTTCAAGTTGACGGTAACCTAGATAACGGTATTGTAGCTCATGAATATGGGCATGGTGTGTCAAATAGGTTAACAGGAGGTGCAAACAATTCTAACTGTATGAGAACTTGTGTGCAGTTTGATGTTGATGGTTGTATTCCTGGATTTGCTACAGAAGTAATGAGTGAGGGGTGGTCAGATTATTTCGGGCTTATGGTTACTATGAAGGAAGGAGACACTGGTGCAGATGTAAGAGGTATTGGAACTTATGCAATAGGGCAGCCTACAGATGGTGGCGGTATACGCCCTACTCCTTATAGTACAGATCTAGCTATTAATGATTCATCATATGATTCTGTTGCGGTATTCGAAAATACCACTGCACCGCATCCAGTAGGTTATGTATGGGCAACCATGATCTGGGACATGACATGGGGATTCATTGATGAGTTTGGTTTTGATGAAGATATATATAATGGAACAGGTGGAAATAATATTGCTCTTCAATTAGTAATGGACGGACTTAAACTACAGCCGTGTAATCCAGGATTTGTAGATGGTAGAGATGCGATACTAGCAGCCGTAGAAATGAGTCCATACTTTACAGATGAGGATACAAAAGCTACTGCTGGATGTATTATTTGGAATGCATTTGCAAATAGAGGTTTAGGTTTTTCTGCAGATCAAGGTGATTGGAGAGAAAGAGAAGACGGAACTTCTGCTACAGATTTACCACCAGATAACCTTAATCCTTGCTTAGGACCTCTATCTGTAGATAGAGTTGCAGCAGTTGGAGCATTCAGTGTGTTTCCTAATCCAAGTAACGGTAATATCAATATCGCAGTAAATACACCTCAAGGTGGAGGGACTGTGAAAATTATTGACATAAACGGACGTGTGGTATATACTAAAGATGCTGTGCTTGAAGGTACTGTAAGATTACAAGCAGAAGGGCTTGCAACAGGTATTTATTTACTACAAGTTCAGAGTACTAATACTACTGAAACTATCAAGATTATTATCGAGTAA